The nucleotide sequence CCACCTGGACGGCTGACAAGCCGAAACACCGAGGTCAGCCGGGATCGCCGGGCGTGTCGCCGGACAGGTGTGCCGCGCGGCCGACTGCTGCTGATCCTGACCGGGGTGTGCCTGGTGGGCCGTGGCCGTTATCCGCACCAGGGGTGGTTCAGGCGCTGGACGATCGCCATGAAGGACGGCGCGATCGTCGCCGAGGGCCCGCCTGCCGAGGTGGTCAGCGAGGACGCGGTACGGAAGATCTTCGGCATGGACTGCCGGGTCGTGACCGACGAGGTGTCCGGGACGCCGCTGGTCCTGCCCGTCGGACGCCGCCACGCGGACCCCGGGGCCGCGCTCCGGTCGTAGCCGGGCGCGGGGCAGCCGGACCCGCTCTTCCGGGAAACCTCCGCGAATGCCAGACTCCTGTGCGTGCGCGACTTCGACATGCTTGTCATCGGATCAGGCCCGGGCGGCCAGAAGGCCGCCATCGCAGCGACAAAGCTCGGCCGCAGAGTCGCGATCGTCGACCGGACCGACATGGTCGGCGGCGTCTCCATACACACCGGCACCATCCCGTCCAAGACGCTGCGCGAGGCGGTGCTGTATCTCACCGGCCTCACCCAGCGGGACCTGTACGGGCAGAGCTACCGGCTCAAGGAAGAAATCACCGTCGCGGATCTGACGGCCCGTACGGATCATGTGATCAGCCGCGAGGTCGATGTGATCCGCAGCCAGCTCGCCAGGAACCAGGTCACCCTGCTGCCGGGCACCGGGCGGTTCATGGACGAGCACACCGTCGCCGTGCGGGACGGGGGCGGCGAGGACCGGCTGGTGACCGCCGAGCACATCGTCATCGCCACCGGCACCCGGCCCGCGCGCCCGGCGAGCGTCGAGTTCGACGAGCGCACGGTCATGGACTCCGACAGCGTCCTCAACATGGACCGGGTCCCCCGGTCCATGGTCATCGTGGGTGCCGGGGTCATCGGCATCGAGTACGCCAGCATGTTCGCCGCCCTCGGCAGCAAGATCACCGTGGTCGAGCAGCGGGACTCGATGCTGGACTTCTGCGACGCCGAGGTGGTCGAGGCGCTCAAGTACGGGCTGCGGGACCTGGCGGTGACGTTCCGCTTCGGTGAGACCGTCGCCGCGGTCGAGCGGCACGAGCAGGGCACGCTGACCGTCCTGGAGAGCGGCAAGAAGATAGCCGCCGACGCGGTGATGTACTCGGCGGGCCGGCAGGGGCTCACCGACGAACTCGACCTGGACAAGGCCGGTCTCACCGCCGACAAGCGCGGCCGGATCAGCGTGGACGAGCACTACCGCACGTCCGTGCCGCACATCTACGCGGTCGGCGACGTCATCGGCTTTCCCGCGCTGGCCGCGACCTCGATGGAGCAGGGCCGGGCCGCCGCGTACCACGCCTGCGACGAGCCGGTGAACCCGATGCACCTGCTCCAGCCGATCGGCATCTACACCATTCCGGAGATCAGCTTCATCGGGAAGACCGAGGACCAGCTGACCGACGAGCGGGTGCCGTTCGAGGTGGGGGTCTCCCGCTACCGGGAGCTGGCGCGCGGGCAGATCATCGGGGACGCGCACGGCATGCTGAAGCTGCTCGTGTCGCCGGAGGACCGGCGGCTGCTCGGGGTGCACTGCTTCGGCTCCGGTGCCACGGAGCTGGTCCACATCGGGCAGGCCGTGATGGGCAACGGCGGCACGGTCGACTATCTGGTGGACGCGGTGTTCAACTACCCGACGCTCGCCGAGTCGTACAAGGTCGCCGCGCTCGACGTGACGAACAAGATCCGGCAGACCGACCTGATGGGACGCTGAGCGAACGGGGCGCTGAGCGCGGGCGGGTCCCGCCCGCGCTCAGTCCCCGCTCTTGAGACCGAGCGCCGTGACGGCTGCCCTGGCCGCCTTCTCGACCACCTCGATCCCGGCCTGCTGGCTGGTGTGTCCCTTCGACAGCACCGCCAGCAGGCAGGGGTGGCCGTCCACGGTCACCCGGCCGATGCTGTTGATGTCCCACAGCCCGGTCGCACTCCTCGGCAGCCAGCCGTTCTTGAGTCCGTCGGTGTGGCCCGCCGCCGAGACCCCCCAGTCCTGCCCCGGTGATATCTCCCCCATCAGCCCGCGCAGATACGCCTTCGACGCCTTGTCCAGCGCCGGATGGTCACCGAACACGGCCGACAACAGGGTGAGCTGGTCCTTGGCCGTCGTCCGGGTGAGGCCCCACAGCCCGGCGGCCCCGGGCTCCGTTTCGGTGAGCCCCAGCCGGCGGTTGGCCGCTTCGAGCCCCGCGGCGCCGCCGATGATCTGCCACAGCGCGTCGGTCGAGTCGTTGTCACTGACCCGGATCATCGCGCTCGCGTACGTCTTCTCCTGGGCCGTGAGCCGGCGCTTGTGGTCCTGTGCCCGCAGCAGCAGGGCGGCGAGGACGTCGACCTTGACGATGCTCGCCGTGTCGTAGGTCCTGCCCGCCCTCACGCCGTACCGCGCGGTGCGCCCGTCGCTCATGTCGATTACGGCGACCGAGACGGAGGCGGAGGTTCCGGCGTCGATCGGCTCCATCAGATCGGCCAGCACCTTCTGCGGGTCCTTCGCCGGCTTGGCCACGGGGGTCCGCTTCGGGGCGGGTTTCGGAGCCGGGCCGGGCTTCGGGGACGGTGCAGGTATCCCGGGCGGCAGCACCCTGGGCAGCGGTCCGGTGGGCCCGGGGGTGACGGGGAACGCCAGCGGGGTCAGCGGGGCGCTCGGCCGCGGCGTGGGCGGCACCGCGCCACTGGCCGGTGACTGGCCACCGTCCACCGCCGCCCAGACGACCACGAACAGGGCGACGGCGGCGGAGGTGTACAGCGTCGAACGGGGCATGTCCGAGACAGTAGAAACACAAACTGTGTCTCGGCTATAGCCAAAGTGAAAGCTATGTGACAAATAGCGTCACGCCGGGCTCCCGGGGAAGAATCGCGTGATCAGGTCGTTGCGGAACGTGCCCTGCGGGTCGTACGCGCTCGTCAGCGCCTCGAAGTCCGCGTAGCGCTCGTACAGCTCCCGCAGCCGCTCGGGCCCGGTCGTGAACAGCTTTCCCCAGTGCGGCCGGACACCGAAGGGGGCCAGCGCCTCCTCGATGGCGGTCAGCACCGGCGTCACCGCCGCCGTGTCCGGCACCCAGGTGAAGTGGAAGACCACCGAGTCACGGCCGTGGGCGGGGCTCAGCCACAGCCCGTCGGCCGCCACCGTGCGGATCTCACCGATCTGCAGCACCGGGGCGATCTCCGGCGCGATCCGGGCCAGCGCGTCGAAGGCGGCGAGGCCGTCCTCGCGCGCGACGAAGTACTCGCTCTGCAGCTCGTCGCCGTTGCTCGGGGTGAACTCCGGCTTGAAGTGCGGCAGCCGCTCGTGCCAGGGGCCCGCGACCCCGCTCTGGACCGTGCAGGTCACCGGGTCCATCCCGGGCACCGGATGGCGCTGCCCCTCGGCGAGGACGGCGCCGAGCCAGGCGCGGGGCGCCGGCTGCTCCTGGTCACCCTCGCGCTGCTTCAGCCACACCTGCTCTATCAGCTCGGTCCGCCAGCGGGTGAAGAGGCTGACGCTGTACGCGGCGGACAGGACGTCCTCGAAGTTCTCCCGGAGCGCGGCGTACGACAGCCCCTCGTACACCCACTGCCGGACGTCGTAGCGCGGGACCAGGTCGAGGGTCATCCGGGTCACGACGCCGAGGGAGCCGAGCGCGACGACGGCGCCCGCGAAGTCCTCGTCGTCGCGGTCGAGGGTGCGCAGCGAGCCGTCGGCCGTGACCATCTCCAGGGCGCGTACGGCGGTGGCCAGTGAGCCGTTGCCGATACCGGAGCCGTGGGTTCCGGTGGCACAGGCGCCGGCGACGGAGATGTGCGGGAGCGAGCCGAGGTTGTGCAGCGCGAGACCCGCCTCGTGCACGGCGCCGGTGAATTCGGCGAACCGCATGCCGCCGCCAACGGTGACCGTCCGCGCCGCCGTGTCGATGTCGATGCTCTTGGGCAGCGCCGCTACGGAGACAAGATCGCCCGTGGTGTCGGCGATGGCGTTGAACGAGTGGCCGCTGCCGAGCGCCCGTACCTGGGCGCTGCTCGCGACGATGTCCCGCAACTGCTCCACCGACGTGGGCGCGTGCACCCGGGCCGCGTTGAAGGCGATGTTGCGGGCCCAGTTGGTCACCGCCGGCGCCGCCTGGGCGGATTCGGACCCTTCTGGCGTGTGGCGCACGGCGTTCTCCCTCGCTGCGTTCGGACCGGGTTCACTCACCCGGAACTCTTGCATGCCAGGTCAGAGGCGCGTCGCCGGGCCCCCCGCCGGAGCAGGCCCGCCCTGGTCGAGCAGGCGCGCCACGCGCCGCAGCGCCTCGCGGACATTGGCCTCCGCCGTGATCTCCAGAGCCTCGGCGACGGTGAGCCAGCGCAGCGGCGCCTCGGGGTTCTCCGGGCGTGCGGCGTCCGGTGCGTCGGTGGCGAACACGAAGCGCAGGTCGGCGTGTTCGTGCGCGGGCTCGCCGCGTCCCGCAGCGACCGGGACGATCACCACCTGGAGGAGGGAAGCGTCGGGCCAGGGTTTCAGATCGCCCAGCCCGGTCTCCTCGACGGCCTCGCGCAGCGCGATCGACGCCGGGTCGCTCTCGCCCGGGTCGCCGTGGCCGCCGACCTGGAGCCAGGACCGCTGGCGCGGGTGCCGGCGCAGCAGGACCCGGCGGGTGGGCGGGTGGACGATCAGCGCGGACGCCGTCGTGTGCAGCGGGGTCGAGCGCAGCCACGGATCCCCGCCGCCACCTGCCAGTTCCCGCACCCGCCGGGCGTCCGCCGCCTCTGCGGGACCGGCCGGTTCGTACCGGGAGAGCACGTCGACGACCGGGCCGCCGACGAAGTTCCGTGCGCTGTCCATGGAGGGACATTACGAAGGCGCGGGCTGCTGGGTCCAACGATTTTATTCAAGAGATGAATGCGTGCTGTCGGCATCCAACCCCTTGACGCCCCTTGGGCCCACGAGTTAACTCAAGCCTTGAATTAATCATGGAGCAGCGCCTGTTGAGCGATCAACGCGTTCATGTTCTGGCGCGTGACGCCCGCACGGCCCGCTTCACACCTTCCCTCCCCCCACATCGGAAGGCCCCCCACATGAGTTCAGCACGCCATGGCACATCCGTGAACCGGCGGTCGCTCCGCAGGTCGGCCGTCGCCGTCTGTGCCGCGGTCGTCGCGTCCGGCGCCACCTTCGCCGTCAACGCCTACGCCGCCCCCGAGGACGCCGCGCCCGCCGCGGCGCCGCAAGCCGTCGCCCCGTATCTGTACAACGGCTGGGGCAACCCGCCGGACCCGGCCGAGGTCATGAACGCCACCGGCGTCCGCTGGTTCACCATGGCGTTCGTCCTCGACAGCGGCGGCTGCGACCCGCGGTGGGACGGCAGCAGGCCGCTCGACGGCGGCGTCGACCAGCAGACGATCGACACGGTGCGCGGCGCGGGCGGCGATGTCGTCCCCTCGTTCGGCGGTGCCAACGGCGACAAGCTGGAGCAGAGTTGCGCGGACGCGTCCGCACTGGCCGGCGCGTACCAGAAGGTGATCGACGCCTACGGCTTGAAGGCGATCGACATCGACATCGAGGGTGACGCGTACAACGACCCGGCCACGCAGCAGAAGACCATCGACGCGCTGAAGCAGGTCAAGGCGGACAACGCCGGTCTGGTCACCTATGTGACCTTCCCCAGCGACCAGTCGGGCCCCGACGACAGCATGATCGGGCGGGCGGCCGACTCCGGACTTGAGGTGGACGGCTGGACGATCATGCCGTTCGACTTCGGCGGCGCGGGACAGAACATGGCCGACCTCACCGAACAGGCCACCGACGGGCTCAAGGACACGGTCAAGAACGCCTACGGGTACAGCGACGAGGAGGCGTACGCGCACAGCGGGCTGTCCTCGATGAACGGCATCACCGACGTCGACGAGACGGTGACCACGGACGACTTCACCGCCATCACCGCCTACGCCCAGCAGCACCACCTCGCCCGGCTCTCCTTCTGGTCGGTCAACCGCGACCGGCCGTGCCCCGGTGACTACCCCAACGACGACACCTGCTCCGGAGTGGACCAGGACCCCTGGCAGTTCACCAGCATCATCGCCGGGTTCACCGGCTGACGGCGCGGGACACCGGAGAGGAGAGCACATGAACAGCGAACCACGCACCGGCCGCCGCTTCCTGCGGCGCGGCCGCGTACTGCCCGTGGCGGCGGCCGTCGTCCTGCTGGCGTCGGGCGCCTTCGCCGCGCAGTCGGCCATGGCGGGCCAGGACCCGCAGAGCACCGGAGCACCGGCGTCCACGAAGATCGGCAAGGCGTTCGCCGACCCGTCGGCCGACGCACCCGATCTCGGCCCGAACGTCGACGTGTTCGACCCGTCGACGCCGACCGCCGACATCCAGGGCCGGCTCGACGAGGTCTTCCAGCAGCAGGAGACCAACCAGTTCGGCGAGGAGCGGCACGCCGAACTGTTCAAGCCGGGCTCGTACGACGTCGACGCGAACGTGGGCTTCTACACGCAGGTGGCGGGGCTCGGTCTTTCACCGGACGACGTGAACATCAACGGGGCCGTGCACGCGGAGGCCGACTGGTTCCCGCCGCAGAACGCCACCCAGAACTTCTGGCGTGACGCGGAGAACCTGTCCGTCACCCCCACCGGCGGCACCGACCGCTGGGCCGTCTCCCAGGCCGCCCCCTACCGCCGGATCCACCTCAAGGGGGATCTGGCGCTGGACGACGGGGGCTGGGCCAGCGGCGGCTTCATGGCCGACTCGAAGGTCGACGGCCAGGTCAGGTCCGGCACCCAGCAGCAGTGGCTGTCCCGTAACGACGAGATCGGCAGCTGGAACGGCTCCAACTGGAACATGGTCTTCGTCGGGGTGAGGAACGCGCCTGCCACGAGTTTCCCCAATCCGCCCTACACGACGGTCGACCAGGCGCCGGTCTCCCGCGAGAAGCCGTTCCTGTACATCGACGATGCGGGCGCCTACCAGGTGTTCGTACCCGCGCTGCGCAAGAACGCCTCGGGGACGACCTGGTCGGGCGGTGACCCGGCGGGCGAGTCCCTGCCGATCGACGACTTCTACATCGCCAAGCCGGGTGCGACGGCGGCCGACATGAACGCCGCGCTCGCCGCCGGCAAGAACCTGCTCGTCACGCCCGGGGTGTACCACCTGGACCAGACGCTGAAGGTGACGGACCCCGACACCGTCGTGCTCGGTATGGGCCTCGCGACCCTGACCCCGGACGACGGGATCTCCGCGATGTCGGTCGCCGACGTGGACGGGGTGAAGATCGCCGGTCTGCTCATCGACGCGGGCACCACCAACTCACCGACGCTGATGGAGGTCGGCGCGGACGGTTCGAGCGCGAGTCACGCCGACAACCCGACGTCGCTGAGCGATGTGTTCTTCCGCGTCGGCGGCGCCCATGTAGGCAAGGCGGCGAAGAGCCTGGTCGTCAACAGCTCGGACGTCATCGGCGACCATCTGTGGATCTGGCGCGCCGACCACGGGGACGGGGTCGGCTGGGACCAGAACACGGCGGCGAACGGGCTGATCGTCAACGGTGACGACGTCACGATGTACGGGCTGTTCGTCGAGCACTACCAGGAGTACCAGACCATCTGGAACGGCAACGGCGGCAGGACGTACTTCTACCAGAACGAGATGCCGTACGACCCGCCGAGTCAGGACGCCTGGATGAGCGGGGACACCAAGGGCTACGCCGCGTACAAGGTGGCCGACGGCGTCACCGACCACGAGGCGTGGGGGCTCGGCAGTTACTGCAACTTCACGGCCGACAGGTCGGTGGTCGCCGAGCACTCCTTCGAAGTCCCCGACACCCCGGGCGTGAAGTTCCACGACATGGTCACCGTGTCGCTGGGCGGCGCCGGCACCATCAACCACGTGATCAACGGGACCGGCGGTCCTTCGAACGGCGGAAGCCAGGTCGCGAACCTGGTGGACTATCCGTAACCACCGCCGAGCGCGGGCGCGTTGAGACCCGGGTCCGGTGGCCGAGCTACCGGACCCGGCTCACGCCGCACCACATGGGGATGTCGCCGGACGGCGTGTCCCCGGGGCCGGGCCGCCACTGCGGCAGGGAGACCACACCGGGCTCCAGCAGTTCCGTACCGGTGAAGAAGCGCGTCACCTCGTCATGGGTACGGGGCGTGGCGGACGCGTCGGCGGCGGCGCGCTCGTTGTACACCCGCATGGAACGGGCCACTTCGGCGGCCGAGATGTCGGCCGCAGGGTGGGAGATCACCAGATGGCTGCCGGCCGGCAGCGCCGCCAGCAGCCGCTCCGTCAGGGCGTACGGGTCGTCGGCGTCCGGGATGTACTGGAGTATCGCCACGAGCATCAGCCCGACCGGACGGCTGAAGTCCAGGGTGCGCCGGGCCTCGCTGAGGATCGTGTCCACATCGCGGGCGTCGGCCTCCACGTAGGCGGTGCGCCCCTCCGCAGTGCCGACCAGCCGCGCCGTGGCGTGCGCCAGGACGATCCGGTCGTTGTCCACGTACACGATCCGGGCGTCGGGGGCGACGGACTGCGCCACCTCGTGGGTGTTGCCCGCCGCCGGTATGCCGGTACCGATGTCGAGGAACTGCCGTATCCCTGCCTGCTCCGTGAGCAGCCGGACGGCCCTGCCGAGGAACGCGCGGTTCGCGCGTACGGCGGGCACGATCCCCGGGTTGGCCGCCGCCGCCAGCTGCGCGGCCTCCTCGTCGGCCGGGTAGTGGTCCCGGCCGCCCAGCCAGGCGTTGTAGACCCGGGCGGGATGTGCCACCCCTGTGTCGATGTTCGTCGGACGTTCCGCCATGTCGTCGGCCCCCCTTGTCGGACAGCGCTGTACCGAGCACGCCGGGTCACAGCCTACGCACCCGTTCGAGGCATAGCATCAGTGATCGACATGGACGGCATAGGTGTGTGGGGTTTCGTCGCGCTCGCGGCAGCGGCGGCGCTGGTCGGTTTCTCCAAGACGGCGGTGAGCGGGGCCAATACGGTCAGTCTCGCGGTCTTCGCCGCCGTGCTGCCGGCCCGCGAGTCGACGGGGGTGCTGCTGCCCGTCCTCATCGTCGGGGATGTGCTGGCCGTGCTGACCTACCGGCGGCACGCGCACTGGCCCACGCTGTGGCGGCTGTTCCCCGCGGTCGCCGCCGGGGTGGTGGTCGGCACGGTGTTCCTGCTGTGGGCGGACGACGCCGCGGTCCGCACCTCGATCGGCGCGATCCTGATGCTGATGGCGGGCGTCACGCTGTGGCGGCGGCACACGGCGACGCGGGACGCGGCCACCGAGGCGGCCGAATCCTCCGGCGCGGCCGACACCGACGACGCGGCCGAGCCGTCCAACAGCCGTCTGAAGGCCCGCTCCTACGGAGTGCTGGGCGGCTTCACCACCATGGTCGCGAACGCGGGCGGCCCGGTCATGTCGCTGTATCTGCTCTCCGCCGGCTTCCGGAAGCTGGGCTTCCTCGGCACGTCCGCCTGGTTCTTCCTCATCGTCAACACCACCAAGGTGCCCTTCAGCGTCGGACTCGGACTGATCGACGGACGCTCCCTGCTGCTGGACGTGTTCCTCGCGCTGTTCGTCGTGCCGGGCGCCCTCATCGGCAAGGCCTGCGTCAACCGGATCAATCAACGGGTGTTCGAACGGCTGGTGATCGGGGCAACGATCCTCGGCGGCGTCGAGCTGTTGCTGCGCTGAACAGTCGCCGCGCTGAGGACCGGGCTGCCGCGCCGGGACCCGGCCGCCCGCAGGGCACCCTGCGCCGCGCGCCGCGCGGCCTGGCAGAGTAAGGGGCAAACAGGCGTCGGACGAAGGCGGAGTGAGCGGTGTTGGAGCGGGACAAGACTGATTCGCAGACAGTGGCCGGGGCGCCGTGCTGGGTGACCCTGTTGTCACGTGAACTCTCCGCCTCCCAGCTCTTCTACGGCGATGTGCTCGGCTGGACGTACCGCGCCGCCGGGCTCGGGGACGACTTCTGCGTGGCGCTCACCGACGGGCTGCCCGTCGCGGGCATCGGCGCGCTCGCCTCGTCGCTCCAGGTCGCCGTCTCCTGGACGCCGTACTTCGCCGTGGCCGACGTGGACGCGGCGGCGGCCCGGATCAGGGAGCGCGGCGCGACCGTGGCCGTGGGCCCGCTCGCCTTCCACACCGGACGCGCTGCGCTCGCCACCGACCCGGACGGCGCGGCCTTCGGTATCTGGGAGGGCGCCGTGCGTTCCGACTGGACGGTGGGCCGCGGCAGCGCCCCCGCCTGGCTGGAGCTGCGCACCCGCGACACGTCGGACGCCGCCCGCTTCTACAGCCAGGTGCTGGGCTGGGCGCCCGAGGGCGAGGGCGACTTCACGCTCGTGCACGAGGACGACAGCGCGGTGCTGCGCCAGCAGGGGCATGTGGTCGCCAAGATCCGCGGCGGCGCGGTCCAGGCGATGCCCGATCCGCAACTGCGGCCGCGCTGGCACGTCTACTTCCGGGTGCCGGAGGTGGCGGAGTCCGTCACCGCGGCGACGGCCAGGGGCGGCGTACTGGTCTCGCCCGCCGAGGCGGCGCCCGCGCTGCGGGAGGCGACGCTGCGCGACCCGGACGGCGCGCTGTTCACCGTCACGTCGGCCTGAGCCGACACGCCGTCCGGCCTGAGCGGACGCGCGCACGGGCGAGGGCGACACGCCCGGCCGACGGGCGTCGGCCGGGCCGGGCGGCCGCGGATCGTGGGGAGCGGCCGGGCGTGGTGCTCACGTGTCGTGGCGAGCGGCGGGTCAGTGCTCGTCGGGCTCCGGGCGGCCCAGCGCCCAGCCGGCCACGTCGGAGAGCCTGCCGCGCCACACCGGCACCTCCACGTCGGGGCTGACACCGCCCGTCGTCACCGTGACGTTGCGCAGATGGATCCAGCGCGGCAGATGCTGCGACCCGTCGTCGCCGCGCAGTTCGTCGACGGCCTGGTCCACCGTCTCGGGGAATCTGGCGAGCAGGTCCGAGCCGACGCTCCGCACCCGGCGCAGGCTCTGCGCCCAGTCGGCCTTCCACGCCTCGCGTGTGATCAGGTCCCCGTACACCACCCCGCCCGGCACGTTCAGTGTGATCGGCAGCCATGATCTGGGGTCCTCCCCCAGCAGCCTGATCAGGAGCTGGAGCTGGAGGTCGGAGACCGGTTCCGTGATCGTCGGCGTCGAATCCTGCGAAGGCTGCTCGGTGGAGCCGTTCATGCGCACTTCCCTTCCGTCAGGGAACGGCCTGCCCCCGAAACGCGGTAAAAGTCCTCGCCGCGTCCGGCGCGGCGGAGCGGCGGGTGCGGCGCGCCGCCGGGGGATGCTGAGCTGGGCGAGGACGCCACCACGACGACAGCGACGAGAGGCCGGCCGACATGCGTATCTTCCTGGCAGGAGCCACCGGTGTCATCGGCAGCCGGCTGCTGCCGGTGCTGCTCGCCGACGGCCATGACGTCACCGCGCTGACCCGGCGCACCTCGGACGCGGAGGCGCTGCGGTCGAAGGGCGCCGAGGCCGCCGTCGCCGATGTGTACGACGCCGAGGCGATCACCCGTACCGTCAGGAACGCGTCACCCGAGGTCGTCATGCACCAGCTGACCGACCTCAGCGGCGGCAGCAGCGAGGCGAACGCCGCGATGCGGAAGATCGGCACCGCCAATCTGGCCAACGCGGCGCTGTCCGCCGGTGCGCGGCGGATGGTGGCGCAGAGCATCGCCTGGGCCTACCAGGGCGGCGAAGGGCCCGCCGACGAGCGGACGCCGCTGGATCTGACGGCGGAGGGGCCGAGGTCGACGACCGTACGGGCGGTGGCGACGCTGGAGGAGACGGCCCGGGAGCTGCCCGAGTGGGTGGTGCTGCGGTACGGCGTGCTCTACGGCCCGGGTACCTGGTACGCGCCCGGCGCGCTGATGGCGGAGCAGGCGCTCGCCGGGGAGCTGGTCGCCGACGGTGACGTGAGCAGCTTCCTGCATGTCGACGACGCCGTCGCGGCGGCTGTCGCGGCGCTGGAGTGGCCGTCCGGCGCGGTGAACGTGTGCGACGACGAACCCGCGGCGGGTCATGACTGGATCCCGGCGTTCTGCGCGGCTGTCGGCGCGCCGCAGCCGGAGCACGCGACCGGCGCTGGGCCCCGGCACGACTGGGCGCGGGGCGCGAGCAACCGCCATGCCCGGGAGAACCTGGGCTGGACACCGCGCCATCGGTCCTGGCGGGAGGAGTTCGGCGCGGCCACGGACGGATCGTGACCGCGCGGCCGCCGACCGGTTCCCCCGGTCGGCGTAACCGGGCGGCGTACCCGGCCGGCGGCCCCGGTCAGCCGGAGCGGACCGGGCCCATGCCCTCGACCTCGAAGACGACCTGGTCCTCGTAACACCACCACCAGCCCTCACCGGGCTCGTAGGAGCGGATGAGCGGGTGCCCGGTGGCCTTGTTGTGGGCGGTCGCGTGCTTGTTCTTGGAGGAGTCGCAGCATCCGATGTGCCCGCAGGTCTGGCACTCCCGCAGGTGCACCCACGTGTCGCCGAGCGCCACGCAGTCCAGACAGCTGTCCTCGCTGTCGGCCGTCACAGGTTCCACGTCAGCGAGGTGGCTGCAGATCATTCCGCCGCTGAGTCCTTCGTCGTGTGCCATGGTGCCGCCCGCCCGTCCCGACCGCGTCGGTCGCTATCGAGTCAGTCAGTACAGTCGCGTCTTCACCGTAAGGCCGGTTCTGCGCCGTCGCCAGCAGAACGCGGCGCTGCGGGGGCCGGGGGCCTTCTTGACAGCCGCCCCATAGCGGAGAACCTTGGACATACGGGGCCTGGCCTTGGCCGGGCGGGGGAATTCGGGGGGCGTCATGGCACGGCACACGTATGCGCGCATGTCCGCACTGGCTCTGGTGTCGGTGTCGCTGGCCGCCTGCGGGTCGGGCGGCGGATCCGGCGGCGGGGCGGGCGGCTCGGAGCCTTCGCCGTCCGTCAGCAGCGAGAGCGCGGAGCCGAGCCCGTCACCCACGGTCGACCCGGCCGTCTACGGCAAGGCGCTGACGACGACGCTCGCGCCGGTCGACCGGGCGCTGCGGGCCGTCGACCGGGCGCCCGAGGGCAAGGGTCTCGCGAAGGCCCTGGGCGCCGCCGCCACCGCGGCGACCTCGGCGGCCGATTCGCTGGACACGGTGCCGACGCCCGACGACGCGGCGACCGGGAACAACGATCTCGCCATGGCGCTGCGCGACCTGAGCGGGGACCTCACGGACGCCGCGCCGGACAACACGCGCTGTGCGACCTCGCCCCGGGTGGAGCTGGGCGGCGGTGCGGGGCCCGGCGCGGTGCGGGAGGCGACGGATTCGCTGACCGCTCTCGGCTATCCGGCCCGGCTGAAGCTGCCGCGCACCGAGAAACCGCGCCACCGCCGGCTCGGGAACGGCCGTCTGGTGAAGGACTCCGGCCGCTCCGGACTGGGCAAGCTCACCATCGACAACGGCACGGACAGCGACGCGGTGATCGCCATGACCCGGGGGAAGAAGAGCGTCTTCACGGTGTATGTGCGCAAGCACGACCGGGCGACGGTCCGCAGCGTGTCGAACGGCTCGTACACGGTGTACTTCACCACCGGCACGGACTGGAACGCGGCGAAGAAGTCCTTCACGCGTGACTGCAGCTTCCAGAAGTTCGACGACAAGGCGGTCTTCCGCACGAAGCAGGTGAGCGGCGGTACGCAGTACGACGTGCTGACGTTCTCGCTGGCCAAGTCGATCCTGGGCAACGCCACGACCAGCGAGATTCCGGAGGACCAGTTCCCTTCGTAGAAAACTGGCGGGGAGCTCGTCGCAGCCGGGGAACAATCGGCGCGGGCCGGC is from Streptomyces sp. NBC_00370 and encodes:
- a CDS encoding FAD-binding protein, with the protein product MRHTPEGSESAQAAPAVTNWARNIAFNAARVHAPTSVEQLRDIVASSAQVRALGSGHSFNAIADTTGDLVSVAALPKSIDIDTAARTVTVGGGMRFAEFTGAVHEAGLALHNLGSLPHISVAGACATGTHGSGIGNGSLATAVRALEMVTADGSLRTLDRDDEDFAGAVVALGSLGVVTRMTLDLVPRYDVRQWVYEGLSYAALRENFEDVLSAAYSVSLFTRWRTELIEQVWLKQREGDQEQPAPRAWLGAVLAEGQRHPVPGMDPVTCTVQSGVAGPWHERLPHFKPEFTPSNGDELQSEYFVAREDGLAAFDALARIAPEIAPVLQIGEIRTVAADGLWLSPAHGRDSVVFHFTWVPDTAAVTPVLTAIEEALAPFGVRPHWGKLFTTGPERLRELYERYADFEALTSAYDPQGTFRNDLITRFFPGSPA
- the sthA gene encoding Si-specific NAD(P)(+) transhydrogenase, translated to MRDFDMLVIGSGPGGQKAAIAATKLGRRVAIVDRTDMVGGVSIHTGTIPSKTLREAVLYLTGLTQRDLYGQSYRLKEEITVADLTARTDHVISREVDVIRSQLARNQVTLLPGTGRFMDEHTVAVRDGGGEDRLVTAEHIVIATGTRPARPASVEFDERTVMDSDSVLNMDRVPRSMVIVGAGVIGIEYASMFAALGSKITVVEQRDSMLDFCDAEVVEALKYGLRDLAVTFRFGETVAAVERHEQGTLTVLESGKKIAADAVMYSAGRQGLTDELDLDKAGLTADKRGRISVDEHYRTSVPHIYAVGDVIGFPALAATSMEQGRAAAYHACDEPVNPMHLLQPIGIYTIPEISFIGKTEDQLTDERVPFEVGVSRYRELARGQIIGDAHGMLKLLVSPEDRRLLGVHCFGSGATELVHIGQAVMGNGGTVDYLVDAVFNYPTLAESYKVAALDVTNKIRQTDLMGR
- a CDS encoding NUDIX hydrolase, which translates into the protein MDSARNFVGGPVVDVLSRYEPAGPAEAADARRVRELAGGGGDPWLRSTPLHTTASALIVHPPTRRVLLRRHPRQRSWLQVGGHGDPGESDPASIALREAVEETGLGDLKPWPDASLLQVVIVPVAAGRGEPAHEHADLRFVFATDAPDAARPENPEAPLRWLTVAEALEITAEANVREALRRVARLLDQGGPAPAGGPATRL
- a CDS encoding serine hydrolase, with the translated sequence MPRSTLYTSAAVALFVVVWAAVDGGQSPASGAVPPTPRPSAPLTPLAFPVTPGPTGPLPRVLPPGIPAPSPKPGPAPKPAPKRTPVAKPAKDPQKVLADLMEPIDAGTSASVSVAVIDMSDGRTARYGVRAGRTYDTASIVKVDVLAALLLRAQDHKRRLTAQEKTYASAMIRVSDNDSTDALWQIIGGAAGLEAANRRLGLTETEPGAAGLWGLTRTTAKDQLTLLSAVFGDHPALDKASKAYLRGLMGEISPGQDWGVSAAGHTDGLKNGWLPRSATGLWDINSIGRVTVDGHPCLLAVLSKGHTSQQAGIEVVEKAARAAVTALGLKSGD
- a CDS encoding chitinase; translation: MSSARHGTSVNRRSLRRSAVAVCAAVVASGATFAVNAYAAPEDAAPAAAPQAVAPYLYNGWGNPPDPAEVMNATGVRWFTMAFVLDSGGCDPRWDGSRPLDGGVDQQTIDTVRGAGGDVVPSFGGANGDKLEQSCADASALAGAYQKVIDAYGLKAIDIDIEGDAYNDPATQQKTIDALKQVKADNAGLVTYVTFPSDQSGPDDSMIGRAADSGLEVDGWTIMPFDFGGAGQNMADLTEQATDGLKDTVKNAYGYSDEEAYAHSGLSSMNGITDVDETVTTDDFTAITAYAQQHHLARLSFWSVNRDRPCPGDYPNDDTCSGVDQDPWQFTSIIAGFTG